A part of Perca fluviatilis chromosome 15, GENO_Pfluv_1.0, whole genome shotgun sequence genomic DNA contains:
- the slc25a17 gene encoding peroxisomal membrane protein PMP34 — protein MSFSVFSYESLVHAVSGAVGSVTAMTVFFPLDTARLRLQVDENRKAQSTPAILAEIVKEEGLLAPYRGWFPVICSLCCSNFVYFYCFHGLKASWLKGKQSAPSTDLIIGIVAGVVNVLLTTPLWVVNTRLKLQGSKFRNADIRPTNYSGILDAFAQIIRREGGGALWNGTLTSLLLVLNPAIQFMIYEALKRQLRRGVPRELSSVEVFIIGAVAKAVATTVTYPLQTIQSILRFGQFNESTDESKLLSSLRTIKCLLVNRVRKYGMLGLFKGLEAKLLQTVLTAALMFLLYEKIASCTFRVMGLSSNHHKKR, from the exons GGAAGTGTGACTGCCATGACAGTGTTCTTCCCTCTTGATACTGCCAGACTGAGGCTACAGG TGGATGAAAATAGGAAGGCCCAATCAACTCCAGCCATTCTGGCAGAAATTGTCAAAGAGGAAGGACT ACTAGCTCCATACAGAGGCTGGTTCCCGGTCATTTGCAGCCTGTGCTGCTCCAACTTTGTCTACTTCTACTGCTTCCACGGCCTCAAGGCTAGCTGGCTGAAGGGAAAGCAGTCGGCTCCAAGCACTGACTTAATCATAGGCATTGTTGCAG GTGTTGTTAACGTACTGCTGACCACTCCTTTGTGGGTGGTCAACACCAGGCTGAAGCTTCAGGGTTCCAAGTTTCGCAATGCAGACATACGGCCCACCAACTACTCTGGCATTCTGG ATGCATTTGCGCAGATCATCCGTCGCGAGGGTGGAGGAGCACTGTGGAACGGGACCTTAACGTCCCTGCTGCTGGTGCTGAACCCCGCCATCCAGTTCATGATTTACGAAGCCCTGAAGAGGCAGCTGAGGAGAGGAGTTCCCAGGGAG CTGTCATCTGTTGAGGTCTTCATCATCGGCGCTGTTGCCAAAGCTGTTGCCACCACTGTTACCTACCCACTGCAGACTATACAGTCCATTCTCAGG TTTGGTCAGTTCAACGAGTCAACGGACGAGTCAAAACTACTGTCCAGTCTAAGGACTATCAAGTGCCTATTGGTCAACAGAGTGAG GAAGTATGGCATGTTGGGTCTTTTTAAAGGCCTGGAGGCCAAGCTGCTGCAGACGGTGCTGACTGCTGCACTCATGTTCCTTCTCTATGAGAAGATTGCCAGCTGCACCTTCAGAGTCATGGGACTGAGCAGCAACCACCACAAGAAACGATAG